The genomic window TACCTCGGTTGAGATACTGGGGCAGCGGGAGATCGCCCGGGGCTACTATCTCCTCGAGTTCTCGTATCCTTCCACCGCACCGGCACCGAACCCCGGCCAGTTCTTCACCATGCGGATAGGCAACGGCCCGGTGCCCCTCCTGAGGAGACCGTTCGCCTTCTCCTCGTACACCGACGGCAAGGCGGCGTGCATCTACCAGCGGAGGGGCCGGGCCACCACGATGCTCACCACCTACCGTCCGGGCGACGTGCTGGACATCATCGCCCCTCTGGGGAGGCCCTTCCCCCTCGAGGCCCCTTCCCCACACCCACCCGTCCTCGTCTCTGGGGGCATCGGGATAGGTCCCATCCTCTTCCTCTCGAGGGTCCTCGAGGCACAGGGGAGACCTCACCTGCTCCTCCTCGGGGCCCGGAGCGCCGACCTCCTCCCGCCACACCGGCCCGGCCCCCGGACGGAGCTCGTCCTCTGCACCGACGACGGGAGCACGGGCTTCCATGGCACCACGGTGGACTACCTCTCCTCCGCGGAAAGGCTCGTCCCGAACACAGTGGTCTATGCCTGCGGGCCTACCCCCATGCTCAAGGCCCTCGCACGGCTGGCGGAGGCCGCAGGTGCGCAGCTGTGGGTCTCGGTCGAGCAGACCATGGCGTGCGGGGTGGGGGCCTGCCTCTCGTGCGTGGTGCCCACCACGGGGAGCACCCGCTACGCCCGGGTGTGCACCGAAGGCCCTGTCTTCGACGCAAAGGAGATCGCATGGACCTCTCTGTGAAGATAGGCGGGAAGGCCCTTCCCAACCCGGTGGGGGCTGCCTCAGGCACCATCGGGTATGGGAGTGAGTACGAGGCACTCGTGGACTATCGCACCCTCGGCGCCCTCTACACCAAGGCCATCACCCGCGAGCCGAGGGAGGGCAACCCCATCCCCCGCATCGTGGAGACCACGGCCGGCCTGCTCAATTCCATAGGGCTCGCCAACGTGGGCATGGAGCGGTTTGTCACCGAGAAGTGGCCTTACCTCAAGACCCTCCCCTGCCCGGTCATCGGCAACATTGCGGGGAGCGATCCGGAGGAATATGCGGAGGTCGTCTCGTTCCTCGAGGCCCACACCGATCTCTGGGGGTATGAGATCAACATCTCATGTCCCAACGTGAAGAAGGGGGGCATCACCATAGGGACCGATCCCACCACCGTGGAGCGCCTCACCCGGACCCTGAGGGACCTCACCACCAAGCCCCTCATCGTGAAGCTCACCCCCAACGTCACCGACATCGCCGAGATCGCCCGGGCCGCCGAGGCCGGAGGGGCCGACGCCCTCTCGTGCATCAACACCGTGGTGGGAATGGCGATCGACATCAGGAAGAAACGGCCCGTCATCCCACAGAAGACGGCCGGACTCTCCGGGCCTGCCATAAAACCCATCGGGGTGGCCGCGGTCTATCGGGTGCGCACCGCGGTACGGATCCCCATCATCGGGATCGGGGGCATCATGGAGCCCGAGGACGCCATCGAATACCTCCTGGCCGGCGCCACCGCGGTCCAGGTGGGCACGGCCCTCTTCGTGGACCCCCGCACCCCCTCTCGCATCCTCAAGGGGATCACCTCCTACATGGCGCAGGAGGGGTTCACCTCGCTCGAGGACTTCCACCGCTTCTGGCCGCAGTGGTAGGCCCGTCTCCTTCACCGCCCCGCCCTTCCTCACCCTTCAGGGCAACCCCACACCTCGGACAGAACGGTGCGAGCCTGCAGGAGGCGCACGCAGGTCTCCTCGCAGTGCAGACCGCCCGGCCGTGGCGGTTGACCCGCATGGAGAAGGGGTACTGCTTCTCGGGAGGAATCCACGAGGCCAGGTCCCGCTCGATCCGCTCAGGGCTATGCTCCTCGGTGAGGCCGAGCCTCCTCACCACGCGGCCGAAGTGGGTGTCCACGATGATCGCAGGTCTTCCATAGATGGTGCCCCTGATCACGTTCGCGCTCTTCCTCCCTACACCGGGCAGAAGGAGCAGATCCTCCATCCGCTCAGGCACGCGTCCTCCCCACCGCTCATGCACGAGCCGCGCGGTCTCCTTTATGTTTCGGGCCTTCATCCGGAAGAAGCCCACACTTCTCACGAGGGCTTCGATCTCCTCCACCGGTGCCTCGGCGAGATCCCCGGGAGTGGGAAATCGTGCGAAAAGCTCCGGAAGGATGAGATTCACCTGCCTGTCCGTGGACTGAGCCGAGAGGATCACCCCCACGAGGAGCTGGAAAGGCTCGGCGAACGAGATGAAGGAAGAGGTGTCGGGATACTCCTCCTCGAGTATCCCATAGAGGCGCTCGAACCGCTTTCGTCTCTCGTGCATACTTAACTGTTATAGTAAAGATCCTGAATGCACACAAGCGCAAGAAAAGGAGGGGGCGTACGCCCCCTCCGCCTCTTTTCTCTAAGAGTCCCCGCCTCACTTTATCTCCACATGTCCCCACGAGACGCCGCTCTTGTAGTGGATGTACCAGTAGCCGTCCGAGGCAGCAGGGATCTGGTGTTGTGCCACCCACACGTTGGTATAGTCCGTCCCGTTAATCTCCAGCAGATCCAGGTTCCACGAGTTGACGTACCTGCTCCAGTCGTTCGGATCCGTGGAGAACTGGTCGGTCTTCCAGTAGTACTCACCAGCCCCATCGTAGCTGAAGGGAAGCGCGATCTCGGTGTACTCCCCGGAAGGTGTGGGAGTGGCGGTGGGGGTCGGAGTCGGCGTGGGAGTGGGGGTCGGTGTGGGAGTGGGCGTCGCTGTGGGAGTTGGTGTGGGAGTTGGAGTAGGCGTCGGCGTAGGAGTGGGTGTGGGCGTGGGAGTAGGTGTCGGCGTGCCGGTGGGCGTGGGTGTGGCCGTAGGCTGCGGCGGATTGGCCAGATAGGGCCTGATGAGGTTGTACTTCGCCTCGTTCACCGTCACCCAGTCGTCCTTGAGGATCCCCCCTGTATCCCCAGAGTTGGGATTCCAGGACCAAAACGTCCACGATGCCTTGTCCCCCACATAGGCCATGAAGGTCGTGAACCACTGGTAGGCCACCGAGGAGGGATCAGCCGCAGACGCCTCTTTGATGCCGAACTCCCCTATGAGCACAGGGGCGATGTTCTCCTTGTAGATGAACCAGAAGTGCTCATCCCAGATCGCAGGCATGTTGTCAGGAAAGGTAGGATCGCTGAACCAGGACTGGTTGTAGACCTCGGGTCCATACTCATGAGGGGAGTAGATGAGGTTCTCCGCAGGGATGGAGGTGATGGGATAGTCCCTCACGCCTTTGAGATTGCCGCCCCACCAGTAGGTATCGCCCTGATACTCCTCTACCCCTTCCACGATGATGTAGAGATTCGGGTTCTCCGCGAGGATGGCCGCAGCACACCGCTCGGCAGCTGCCTTCCAGTCGGTATCGCCGTACTCGGGGAGGGTGTATCCCCACGTAGCCGGCGGCTTCATCCCGGTCCCAGTGTTCCCGTGCGGCTCGTTGTTGAGATCGGCCCCTATCACATTGGGGTAGTTCTTATACCGACGCACCATCATCACCCAGTCCGAGATCCACCTCTCCTCAGGATACTCGTCGGTATACCAGAGGGTTTCGTTCATATAGCCATCAGCGGCACGGGAGTGGTTGTCGAGGATCACGTAGAGGCCGAGACGGTTGGCCTCCTCTATGATCTTGTCAAGGACCTCAAGGGAGGAAAGCCCTTCGAGATCCAGGTTGAGTCCCTGCTCCCCGGTGTAGGGATCCACACCCGAGGGATTAATCTGAATGCTGTTCGGTGCCTTGTCTATCATCTCGTTGGCCCACGGGATTCTGATACAGTTGAACCCGAGATCCGCTATCTGCTTGAGCATGGACTTGTAATCCCTGGCCCAGAGCCCGTGCACCACATGGTTGCCGGTCTCGAACCCGAACCAGTTCACGCCGGTGAGTCTCCCTACCCGGAGCTCCGTAGCCCGTGCGGCCGTCCCTCCCTTCCCCGACACATCGAGGAACGGAAGCGAACACCCCAGCGTGATGAGGAACACCAAAAGGCTAAGAAGGATCGTCCGTAGGTATTTCATCGCAACCCTCCATACATGGACATATAAGAGGGGGCGGTGGGGACCACCACCCCCTCGGGGTCAAACCTCTACTTTATCTCCACGTGGCTCCACGGATAGGAGCCCTTGTAGTGGATGTACCAGTACCCGTCCGAGGCAGGCGTGATCTGGTGTTGTGCCACCCACACGTTGGTATAGTCCGTCCCGTTAATCTCCAGCAGATCCAGGTTCCACGAGTTGACGTACCTGCTCCAGTCGTTCGGATCCGTGGAGAACTGGTCGGTCTTCCAGTAGTACTCACCCGCCCCATCGTAGGTGAAGGGAAGGGCGATCGCGGTGTACTCACCGGAAGGTGTGGGACTCGGCGTGGGAGTCGGAGTAGTCGTCGGAGTGGGCGTGGGAGTAGGTGTCGGCGTAGGAGTTGGTGTGGGTGTGGGAGTCGGAGTAGGAGTTGATGTGGGTGTGGGAGTCGGAGTAGGCGTCGGAGTCGGTGTGGGAGTGGGCGTCGGTGTCGGCGTGCTGGTGGGCGTGGGTGTGGGAGTAGGCTGGGACCCATCAGGCTCCACGCCGAAGATGAGGGTGGTGCCGTCGTAGACCGGGATATTGGGCGTCTTGGTGATCTCGCTTGAACTCTGAGGAAGTCCCTGGTAGGAAGGATCATTCGTCGGATCCCAGAAGCTGGTCCCGCTGGGAGCGGAGATCCTCAACTGGACTTCACCCGCATACTCGCTCTGCCCACCGGGATAGATCTGCGTCCCGTCGTTGAACTTCACCTCGACATAGTAGATATCTCCGCTGTAGTGCACCGGCCCTGTGATGGTAGCGGGAAATTCCACATAGTTGGTGCTGATGGTGATATCGTCCACGGTGTACCCTGCTGCAAAGACCTCGGAGAGATCGATGTAGTACCTGAAGCGCAGGTCTTCGATCACCCTTGCAGGCCATGCCGACCTGTTGTTCACCAGGACCTTCACCTCGGTGTAGTTGCTCCCTGAAGCATTGAGGCAGGCCTCGGTGAAGAACTCATCATCTTCGTAGTGGGTACGCGGCTCAGGCGGCGGGAAGTCTGCGAGCGGCTGCCCACCGTAGAGCTGGTACATCTTTGCGAGGGCTCCGACGAACCCCGCGTTGTAGTCGCACGCCACCTCGTTCGTCTGGTAATTGCTTATGTCGTCGGTGTAGTTCCCGCTCTGATCCGGC from Spirochaeta thermophila DSM 6192 includes these protein-coding regions:
- a CDS encoding dihydroorotate dehydrogenase electron transfer subunit; this encodes MNHPLHTAYTSVEILGQREIARGYYLLEFSYPSTAPAPNPGQFFTMRIGNGPVPLLRRPFAFSSYTDGKAACIYQRRGRATTMLTTYRPGDVLDIIAPLGRPFPLEAPSPHPPVLVSGGIGIGPILFLSRVLEAQGRPHLLLLGARSADLLPPHRPGPRTELVLCTDDGSTGFHGTTVDYLSSAERLVPNTVVYACGPTPMLKALARLAEAAGAQLWVSVEQTMACGVGACLSCVVPTTGSTRYARVCTEGPVFDAKEIAWTSL
- a CDS encoding dihydroorotate dehydrogenase, giving the protein MDLSVKIGGKALPNPVGAASGTIGYGSEYEALVDYRTLGALYTKAITREPREGNPIPRIVETTAGLLNSIGLANVGMERFVTEKWPYLKTLPCPVIGNIAGSDPEEYAEVVSFLEAHTDLWGYEINISCPNVKKGGITIGTDPTTVERLTRTLRDLTTKPLIVKLTPNVTDIAEIARAAEAGGADALSCINTVVGMAIDIRKKRPVIPQKTAGLSGPAIKPIGVAAVYRVRTAVRIPIIGIGGIMEPEDAIEYLLAGATAVQVGTALFVDPRTPSRILKGITSYMAQEGFTSLEDFHRFWPQW
- a CDS encoding endonuclease III domain-containing protein, with the protein product MHERRKRFERLYGILEEEYPDTSSFISFAEPFQLLVGVILSAQSTDRQVNLILPELFARFPTPGDLAEAPVEEIEALVRSVGFFRMKARNIKETARLVHERWGGRVPERMEDLLLLPGVGRKSANVIRGTIYGRPAIIVDTHFGRVVRRLGLTEEHSPERIERDLASWIPPEKQYPFSMRVNRHGRAVCTARRPACASCRLAPFCPRCGVALKGEEGRGGEGDGPTTAARSGGSPRAR
- a CDS encoding cellulase family glycosylhydrolase translates to MKYLRTILLSLLVFLITLGCSLPFLDVSGKGGTAARATELRVGRLTGVNWFGFETGNHVVHGLWARDYKSMLKQIADLGFNCIRIPWANEMIDKAPNSIQINPSGVDPYTGEQGLNLDLEGLSSLEVLDKIIEEANRLGLYVILDNHSRAADGYMNETLWYTDEYPEERWISDWVMMVRRYKNYPNVIGADLNNEPHGNTGTGMKPPATWGYTLPEYGDTDWKAAAERCAAAILAENPNLYIIVEGVEEYQGDTYWWGGNLKGVRDYPITSIPAENLIYSPHEYGPEVYNQSWFSDPTFPDNMPAIWDEHFWFIYKENIAPVLIGEFGIKEASAADPSSVAYQWFTTFMAYVGDKASWTFWSWNPNSGDTGGILKDDWVTVNEAKYNLIRPYLANPPQPTATPTPTGTPTPTPTPTPTPTPTPTPTPTPTPTATPTPTPTPTPTPTPTPTATPTPSGEYTEIALPFSYDGAGEYYWKTDQFSTDPNDWSRYVNSWNLDLLEINGTDYTNVWVAQHQIPAASDGYWYIHYKSGVSWGHVEIK